The following are encoded together in the Nocardioides sp. Arc9.136 genome:
- a CDS encoding DUF559 domain-containing protein, translated as MSVVEVLERLGGTATRAQLVSLTSRAEVERAIAGGDVVRLARGRWAHPQVGEAVAAAHRVTGVVSHTSAALLHGWSVQHRPERPHVTVARGRRGAPHSGVQLHRVDLPATDVAGPVTTPARTLVDCARSLPFPEALAVADSALRDGFGAANLRLLADSVRGAGAGRVRRVAGEATAAAANPFESVLRAIALEVEGLSVEPQVEVWEPEFLGRVDLADRRRRIVLEADSFEWHGRRDRLASDCRRYNGLVVHGWLVLRFSWEDVMFHPEDVRRVLEAAVDRRPEVGRRACGAA; from the coding sequence ATGTCCGTGGTCGAGGTGCTCGAGCGCCTGGGTGGCACCGCCACCCGGGCCCAGCTCGTGTCCCTCACCTCGCGCGCCGAGGTCGAGCGGGCGATCGCCGGCGGGGACGTCGTGCGGCTGGCCCGGGGGCGCTGGGCGCACCCGCAGGTGGGCGAGGCGGTGGCCGCGGCGCACCGGGTGACCGGTGTCGTCTCGCACACCAGCGCCGCGCTGCTGCACGGCTGGTCGGTCCAGCACCGTCCCGAGCGGCCGCACGTCACCGTGGCCAGGGGACGCCGCGGTGCGCCGCACTCGGGGGTGCAGCTGCACCGGGTCGACCTGCCGGCGACCGACGTCGCAGGTCCGGTGACGACGCCGGCGAGGACCCTGGTCGACTGCGCGAGGTCCCTGCCGTTCCCCGAGGCGCTGGCGGTCGCCGACTCCGCGCTCCGCGACGGCTTCGGGGCCGCGAACCTACGCCTCCTCGCCGACTCGGTCCGGGGCGCGGGCGCGGGACGGGTCCGCCGGGTCGCGGGGGAGGCGACCGCGGCCGCCGCCAACCCGTTCGAGTCCGTCCTGCGCGCGATCGCCCTCGAGGTCGAGGGGCTGTCGGTCGAGCCGCAGGTCGAGGTCTGGGAGCCGGAGTTCCTCGGCCGCGTCGACCTGGCCGATCGTCGTCGGCGGATCGTCCTGGAGGCGGACTCCTTCGAGTGGCACGGCCGGCGCGACCGGCTCGCCAGTGACTGCCGGCGCTACAACGGGCTGGTCGTCCACGGGTGGCTGGTGCTGCGGTTCTCCTGGGAGGACGTGATGTTCCACCCCGAGGACGTGCGACGGGTGCTGGAGGCGGCGGTCGACCGACGACCAGAAGTCGGCCGCCGGGCGTGCGGCGCCGCTTGA
- a CDS encoding FAD-dependent oxidoreductase: protein MRGRQSYTHLMSPGRIGPMELRNRVVLPAMDMNVSEDGEIEQREIEHYAARAAGGAGLVVTGACAVAFPHGAASLKEPGLSEDRFIPGLRALADAVHAAGSKLCVQSTHHGKVARVDTANDRPVLAPNEPDYTYDMSALADSTPSELRRMAAATGGKHTTYREMTTEDIAWLVATWADAADRVARAGADAIEVHVAHGYILGVFLNRRDNRRTDEYGGPLANRARLACEVIAAVKERVGDRLAVLVRVAGEEYGQEGGLTLAEAAEASVMFERAGADAIHVTGWGRNPFDNFTDGPLPNKVGAYLPNAAAIKQRVSVPVIAVGRMLPEVAEEALAAGQIDFAAMGRQLLADPELPNKIAAGTPEQVRPCINCYLCVAENFFDDTPFCAVNPALGNESLLPLRPASATQHVVVVGAGPAGLESARVLTERGHRVTVVDRSDRLGGTMWFSSLTTPDNERLLRWYRAEVERLGIAVRLGTTATVESVRALRPDRVVVATGAVRPRPDVPGGDLPIVQTGDTLRALMLGTARAGEAGAVLRTLGRLGRASRITRSPEAVRRLTRRFLPMGKDVVVVGGSLVGLELAEFLAERGRRVTLLHEGRQLGLPLAMPRRWTAVKDATAHGVDIHRGVTLTRITDSGVEWTEGDQAHSAPADMVVYAEGTTAAAPLADELRAAGLDVDVVGDAAEVGYIHGAVHSAWGVATAI, encoded by the coding sequence ATGCGCGGCCGGCAGTCCTACACCCACCTGATGTCACCCGGCCGGATCGGCCCCATGGAGCTGCGCAACCGGGTGGTGCTGCCGGCGATGGACATGAACGTCTCCGAGGACGGCGAGATCGAGCAGCGCGAGATCGAGCACTACGCCGCCCGCGCCGCGGGCGGGGCGGGGCTGGTCGTCACCGGCGCCTGCGCGGTCGCCTTCCCGCACGGCGCGGCGTCGCTGAAGGAGCCCGGTCTCTCCGAGGACCGGTTCATCCCCGGCCTGCGCGCGCTGGCGGACGCCGTCCACGCGGCCGGGAGCAAGCTGTGCGTGCAGTCGACCCACCACGGCAAGGTCGCCCGGGTCGACACCGCCAACGACCGGCCGGTGCTCGCCCCGAACGAGCCGGACTACACCTACGACATGTCGGCCCTCGCCGACAGCACCCCCAGCGAGCTGCGCCGGATGGCCGCCGCGACGGGCGGCAAGCACACGACGTACCGCGAGATGACGACCGAGGACATCGCCTGGCTGGTCGCGACCTGGGCCGACGCGGCCGACCGCGTCGCCCGGGCCGGCGCCGACGCGATCGAGGTCCACGTCGCCCACGGCTACATCCTCGGCGTCTTCCTCAACCGCCGCGACAACAGGCGCACCGACGAGTACGGCGGGCCGCTGGCCAACCGGGCGCGGCTGGCGTGCGAGGTCATCGCGGCGGTGAAGGAGCGGGTCGGGGACCGGCTCGCCGTCCTGGTCCGGGTCGCGGGGGAGGAGTACGGCCAGGAGGGCGGGCTCACCCTGGCCGAGGCGGCCGAGGCGTCGGTCATGTTCGAGCGCGCCGGCGCCGACGCGATCCACGTGACCGGCTGGGGCCGCAACCCCTTCGACAACTTCACCGACGGCCCGCTGCCGAACAAGGTCGGCGCGTACCTGCCGAACGCCGCCGCGATCAAGCAGCGCGTCTCCGTCCCGGTCATCGCGGTGGGCCGGATGCTGCCCGAGGTCGCCGAGGAGGCGCTCGCCGCCGGGCAGATCGACTTCGCCGCGATGGGCCGCCAGCTGCTGGCCGACCCCGAGCTGCCGAACAAGATCGCCGCGGGCACGCCCGAGCAGGTCCGGCCGTGCATCAACTGCTACCTGTGCGTGGCGGAGAACTTCTTCGACGACACTCCGTTCTGCGCCGTCAACCCGGCCCTCGGCAACGAGTCGCTGCTGCCGCTGCGCCCGGCCTCCGCCACCCAGCACGTCGTGGTCGTCGGTGCGGGCCCCGCGGGCCTGGAGTCGGCGCGGGTCCTCACCGAGCGCGGGCACCGGGTCACCGTCGTCGACAGGTCCGACCGCCTGGGCGGGACGATGTGGTTCTCCTCGCTCACCACCCCCGACAACGAGCGGCTGCTGCGCTGGTACCGGGCGGAGGTCGAGCGCCTGGGCATCGCCGTCCGGCTGGGGACGACCGCCACGGTCGAGTCGGTCCGCGCGCTGCGTCCTGACCGGGTCGTCGTGGCCACCGGCGCGGTCCGCCCCCGGCCCGACGTCCCCGGCGGCGACCTCCCGATCGTCCAGACCGGTGACACCCTGCGGGCGCTGATGCTGGGCACCGCGCGCGCCGGCGAGGCCGGAGCCGTGCTCCGCACTCTCGGCCGGCTCGGCCGCGCCTCCAGGATCACCCGGAGCCCCGAGGCCGTGCGCCGGCTGACCCGCCGGTTCCTGCCGATGGGCAAGGACGTCGTGGTCGTCGGCGGGTCGCTGGTGGGCCTGGAGCTGGCGGAGTTCCTCGCCGAGCGCGGGCGCCGCGTGACGCTCCTGCACGAGGGACGCCAGCTCGGCCTGCCGCTCGCCATGCCCCGGCGCTGGACCGCGGTCAAGGACGCCACCGCCCACGGCGTCGACATCCACCGCGGCGTCACCCTCACCCGGATCACCGACTCCGGCGTCGAGTGGACCGAGGGCGACCAGGCGCACTCCGCCCCCGCCGACATGGTCGTGTACGCCGAGGGCACCACCGCCGCCGCGCCCCTCGCCGACGAGCTGCGCGCCGCCGGCCTCGACGTCGACGTCGTCGGCGACGCCGCCGAGGTCGGCTACATCCACGGCGCCGTCCACTCCGCCTGGGGCGTGGCCACCGCGATCTGA
- the dapE gene encoding succinyl-diaminopimelate desuccinylase encodes MATLDLSLDAVSLTAALVDIESVSRDEAEIADAVEAALRPLPHLEVVRHGHTIVARTDLGRGERVVIAGHLDTVPVNDNLPSRLEGGVLHGLGTCDMKGGDAVILRLAATVPEPVRDVTYILYEAEEIEATHNGLRLLAEARPDLMAADFAILMEPSNASVEAGCQGTLRVEVRTTGERAHSARSWRGVNAIHRAAEVLDRITAVEPRRPVIDGLEYREGLNAVAISGGVAGNVVPDECVVTVNYRFAPDRSEAEAEAFVRELFAGYDVRLTDTSPGALPGLELPAAKAFVEAVGGQVAPKFGWTDVARFTALGVPAVNFGPGDPLYAHKQDEHVPVEHIERCERQLRAWLTGRPAAGPESGHESGHESGERNA; translated from the coding sequence ATGGCCACGCTCGACCTCTCGCTGGACGCCGTCTCGCTCACCGCCGCGCTGGTGGACATCGAGTCCGTGAGCCGCGACGAGGCCGAGATCGCGGACGCGGTCGAGGCGGCCCTGCGCCCCCTGCCGCACCTCGAGGTCGTCCGGCACGGGCACACGATCGTTGCCCGGACCGACCTGGGTCGCGGCGAGCGGGTCGTCATCGCCGGCCACCTCGACACGGTCCCGGTCAACGACAACCTGCCCAGCCGGCTCGAGGGCGGCGTCCTGCACGGCCTCGGCACGTGCGACATGAAGGGCGGCGACGCGGTCATCCTGCGGCTGGCGGCGACGGTCCCCGAGCCGGTGCGCGACGTGACCTACATCCTCTACGAGGCCGAGGAGATCGAGGCGACCCACAACGGCCTGCGGCTGCTGGCCGAGGCCCGGCCGGACCTGATGGCCGCCGACTTCGCGATCCTGATGGAGCCCTCGAACGCGTCGGTCGAGGCGGGCTGCCAGGGCACGCTCCGGGTCGAGGTCCGCACCACCGGGGAGCGCGCGCACTCGGCCCGCTCCTGGCGCGGCGTCAACGCCATCCACCGCGCGGCCGAGGTGCTCGACCGGATCACCGCCGTCGAGCCGCGGCGCCCGGTGATCGACGGCCTGGAGTACCGCGAGGGCCTCAACGCCGTCGCGATCTCCGGCGGCGTCGCCGGCAACGTCGTCCCCGACGAGTGCGTCGTCACCGTCAACTACCGCTTCGCGCCGGACCGCTCCGAGGCGGAGGCCGAGGCCTTCGTCCGCGAGCTGTTCGCGGGGTACGACGTCCGGCTGACCGACACCTCGCCCGGCGCGCTGCCGGGTCTCGAGCTGCCGGCCGCGAAGGCCTTCGTCGAGGCGGTCGGCGGCCAGGTCGCCCCGAAGTTCGGCTGGACCGACGTGGCGCGCTTCACCGCGCTCGGCGTGCCGGCGGTGAACTTCGGCCCCGGCGACCCGCTCTACGCCCACAAGCAGGACGAGCACGTGCCGGTCGAGCACATCGAGCGCTGCGAGCGCCAGCTGCGCGCCTGGCTGACCGGACGGCCGGCAGCAGGACCGGAGTCAGGACACGAGTCAGGACACGAGTCAGGGGAGAGGAACGCGTGA
- a CDS encoding patatin-like phospholipase family protein — protein MVTRVALALGSGGARGYAHVGAVRALQERGCEPVAVAGTSMGALVGGLTAAGRVEDFARWATALTRRDVLGLLDPSITSPGVIAADRLLDALQDVFTDVAIEDLPIPFTAVATDLAARREVWFQRGPLRAAVRASIAIPGVFTPVMLNGRLLVDGGLTNPVPIDPTAAAPSDLTVAVSLTGPRRVREPAAPRQESAAPQRFEEWRGRWRRTVATLTGREERAVADAEVERLASLHAPTGRTGWGTERLPADLGLLDVTAQSFEAMQAVVARYRMAALPADVLVTVPVDACRSMDFHRAADMIELGHRLTVQALDAAGV, from the coding sequence ATGGTCACCCGTGTGGCGCTCGCGCTGGGCTCGGGCGGGGCCCGGGGCTACGCGCACGTCGGCGCCGTCCGGGCGCTGCAGGAGCGCGGCTGCGAGCCGGTGGCCGTCGCCGGCACCTCGATGGGCGCCCTCGTCGGCGGCCTCACGGCCGCCGGGCGCGTGGAGGACTTCGCGCGCTGGGCGACCGCGCTCACCCGCCGCGACGTCCTCGGGCTGCTCGACCCCTCGATCACCTCGCCCGGCGTCATCGCCGCGGACCGGCTGCTCGACGCGTTGCAGGACGTCTTCACCGACGTGGCGATCGAGGACCTGCCGATCCCGTTCACGGCGGTCGCGACGGACCTTGCCGCCCGCCGCGAGGTGTGGTTCCAGCGCGGCCCGCTGCGCGCCGCGGTGCGCGCCTCCATCGCGATCCCGGGGGTCTTCACCCCCGTCATGCTCAACGGTCGGCTCCTCGTCGACGGCGGGCTGACCAACCCGGTGCCGATCGACCCGACGGCCGCGGCCCCCTCCGACCTGACCGTCGCCGTGTCGCTGACCGGCCCGCGGCGGGTGCGGGAGCCGGCCGCGCCCCGGCAGGAGTCGGCGGCGCCCCAGCGGTTCGAGGAGTGGCGGGGTCGGTGGCGCCGTACCGTCGCCACGCTGACCGGGCGCGAGGAGCGGGCCGTGGCCGACGCCGAGGTGGAGCGGCTGGCGAGCCTGCACGCGCCGACCGGCCGGACCGGCTGGGGGACCGAGCGGCTGCCCGCCGACCTCGGGCTCCTGGACGTGACGGCGCAGTCCTTCGAGGCGATGCAGGCCGTGGTGGCCCGCTACCGGATGGCGGCCCTCCCCGCGGACGTCCTCGTGACGGTGCCGGTCGACGCCTGCCGGTCGATGGACTTCCACCGGGCCGCCGACATGATCGAGCTCGGCCACCGGCTGACCGTCCAGGCCCTCGACGCGGCCGGGGTCTGA
- the ileS gene encoding isoleucine--tRNA ligase codes for MTYPQVSTSESGVPSNPRFPAIEDRVLAYWHADGTFQASIDQRDPGEDSGNEFVFYDGPPFANGLPHYGHLLTGYVKDIVPRYQTMRGKRVERRFGWDTHGLPAELEAMRLGGIKTTDEIVEMGIDKFNEACRDSVMKYTGEWREYVTRQARWVDFDRDYRTMNPEYMESVIWAFKRLYDKGLVYEGFRVLPYCWNDETPLSNHELRMDDDVYQNRQDPAVTVGYDITTDGELKGAKLLVWTTTPWTLPSNLAVMVGSDIDYVAVEAEGIRYVLAEARLGAYARELGESPEVVWRGKGTDLLGLAYTPPFSYYLGHERAFRVVPADDAVTTTDGTGLVHAAGAFGEVDKEVTDREGIEPVMPVGKDGRFTHPVEEYAGMQVFDANPHVIDHLKAATKALAGEEAGDQGAVTTGTVLLRRETYDHSYPHCWRCREPLIYKGVSSWFVEVTAIKERMLELNQQIRWVPEHIKDGQFGKWLANARDWSITRNRFWGSPVPVWKSDDPTYPRIDVYGSFEEIERDFGTLPRNQHGEPDLHRPYVDDLVRPNPDDPRAPEEGQSMMRRVTDVLDVWFDSGSMSFAQNHYPFENAEWFDGTAEKKGHFPGDFIVEYIGQTRGWFYTLHVLATALFDKPAFQSCISHGIVLGSDGNKMSKSLRNYPDVREVFDRDGADAMRWFLMSSPILRGGNLVVTEQGIRDSVRQVMIPLWNSWYFFQLYANAANDGQGHEAQWSTDSKDPLDRYLLAKLRQYVATMTTQLDEYAVADACETTRSFLDVLTNWYIRRSRERFWSESTEAFDTLYTVLEVVCRTVAPLLPLTTEEIWRGLTGGRSVHLTDWPDVEALPAGPDDTALVAAMDQVREVCSATSALRKAGNLRNRLPLSTLTVVVDAPDALAGFEGILSDEVNVKTVRLLAADSDEAASYGVEQKLTVNARAAGPRLGKDVQRAIKGSKSGDWSVAEDGTVTSGGLALQEGEYTLETVAGSADDATATGVLRSGGFVVLDTEVTPELAAEGLARDLVRQVQQARRDAGLEVSDRIALTVSGPADVLAAAETHRDLLTTETLAASLDLVAGQAGEPEVSVAKA; via the coding sequence ATGACGTACCCCCAGGTCTCCACCTCCGAGAGCGGCGTGCCCTCGAACCCCCGGTTCCCCGCGATCGAGGACCGGGTGCTGGCCTACTGGCACGCCGACGGCACCTTCCAGGCGAGCATCGACCAGCGCGACCCGGGCGAGGACTCCGGCAACGAGTTCGTCTTCTACGACGGGCCGCCGTTCGCCAACGGGCTGCCGCACTACGGCCACCTGCTCACCGGCTACGTCAAGGACATCGTCCCGCGCTACCAGACCATGCGCGGCAAGCGCGTCGAGCGGCGGTTCGGCTGGGACACCCACGGCCTCCCTGCCGAGCTCGAGGCGATGCGGCTGGGCGGCATCAAGACGACCGACGAGATCGTCGAGATGGGCATCGACAAGTTCAACGAGGCCTGCCGCGACTCGGTGATGAAGTACACCGGCGAGTGGCGCGAGTACGTCACCCGCCAGGCGCGCTGGGTCGACTTCGACCGCGACTACCGGACCATGAACCCCGAGTACATGGAGTCGGTCATCTGGGCGTTCAAGCGCCTCTACGACAAGGGCCTGGTCTACGAGGGCTTCCGTGTCCTGCCCTACTGCTGGAACGACGAGACGCCGCTCTCGAACCACGAGCTGCGCATGGACGACGACGTCTACCAGAACCGCCAGGACCCGGCGGTCACCGTCGGTTACGACATCACCACCGATGGCGAGCTGAAGGGCGCGAAGCTCCTCGTCTGGACGACCACGCCGTGGACCCTGCCCAGCAACCTCGCGGTGATGGTCGGATCGGACATCGACTACGTCGCCGTCGAGGCCGAGGGCATCCGCTACGTGCTCGCCGAGGCCCGGCTCGGCGCCTACGCCCGCGAGCTCGGGGAGAGCCCGGAGGTCGTGTGGCGCGGCAAGGGCACCGACCTCCTCGGGCTGGCCTACACCCCGCCGTTCTCCTACTACCTCGGCCACGAGCGAGCCTTCCGCGTCGTCCCGGCCGACGACGCGGTCACCACCACCGACGGCACCGGCCTGGTCCACGCCGCCGGCGCGTTCGGCGAGGTCGACAAGGAGGTGACCGACCGCGAGGGCATCGAGCCGGTGATGCCGGTCGGCAAGGACGGGCGGTTCACCCACCCCGTCGAGGAGTACGCCGGCATGCAGGTCTTCGACGCCAACCCCCACGTCATCGACCACCTCAAGGCCGCGACCAAGGCGCTCGCCGGCGAGGAGGCCGGGGACCAGGGTGCGGTCACCACGGGCACGGTGCTGCTGCGCCGCGAGACCTACGACCACTCCTACCCGCACTGCTGGCGCTGCCGCGAGCCGCTGATCTACAAGGGCGTCTCGTCGTGGTTCGTCGAGGTCACCGCGATCAAGGAGCGGATGCTCGAGCTGAACCAGCAGATCCGCTGGGTGCCCGAGCACATCAAGGACGGCCAGTTCGGCAAGTGGCTGGCCAACGCCCGCGACTGGTCGATCACCCGCAACCGGTTCTGGGGCTCGCCGGTCCCGGTCTGGAAGAGCGACGACCCGACGTACCCCCGCATCGACGTCTACGGCTCCTTCGAGGAGATCGAGCGCGACTTCGGCACGCTCCCGCGCAACCAGCACGGCGAGCCCGACCTGCACCGTCCCTACGTCGACGACCTGGTGCGCCCGAACCCCGACGACCCGCGCGCGCCCGAGGAGGGGCAGTCGATGATGCGCCGGGTCACCGACGTGCTCGACGTGTGGTTCGACTCGGGCTCGATGAGCTTCGCCCAGAACCACTACCCCTTCGAGAACGCCGAGTGGTTCGACGGCACCGCGGAGAAGAAGGGCCACTTCCCGGGCGACTTCATCGTCGAGTACATCGGCCAGACGCGCGGCTGGTTCTACACGCTGCACGTCCTGGCGACGGCGCTGTTCGACAAGCCGGCGTTCCAGTCGTGCATCAGCCACGGCATCGTGCTGGGCAGCGACGGCAACAAGATGAGCAAGTCGCTGCGCAACTACCCCGACGTCCGCGAGGTCTTCGACCGCGACGGCGCCGACGCGATGCGCTGGTTCCTCATGTCCAGCCCGATCCTGCGCGGCGGGAACCTGGTCGTCACCGAGCAGGGCATCCGCGACTCGGTGCGGCAGGTGATGATCCCGCTGTGGAACAGCTGGTACTTCTTCCAGCTCTACGCCAACGCCGCCAACGACGGCCAGGGCCACGAGGCCCAGTGGTCCACCGACTCCAAGGACCCGCTGGACCGCTACCTGCTCGCGAAGCTGCGGCAGTACGTCGCGACGATGACCACCCAGCTCGACGAGTACGCCGTGGCCGACGCCTGCGAGACGACGCGGTCCTTCCTCGACGTGCTCACCAACTGGTACATCCGGCGCTCCCGCGAGCGGTTCTGGAGTGAGTCGACCGAGGCGTTCGACACCCTCTACACGGTGCTCGAGGTGGTCTGCCGGACCGTCGCGCCGCTGCTGCCGCTGACCACCGAGGAGATCTGGCGCGGCCTCACCGGTGGCCGCTCGGTCCACCTCACCGACTGGCCCGACGTCGAGGCGCTGCCGGCCGGGCCGGACGACACGGCGCTCGTGGCCGCGATGGACCAGGTGCGCGAGGTGTGCTCGGCGACGTCGGCGCTGCGGAAGGCGGGCAACCTGCGCAACCGGCTGCCGCTGTCGACGCTGACCGTGGTCGTCGACGCGCCCGACGCGCTGGCCGGCTTCGAGGGGATCCTCAGCGACGAGGTCAACGTCAAGACGGTCCGGCTGCTCGCGGCCGACTCCGACGAGGCCGCGTCGTACGGCGTGGAGCAGAAGCTGACCGTCAACGCCCGGGCCGCGGGCCCGCGGCTGGGCAAGGACGTCCAGCGCGCGATCAAGGGCTCCAAGAGCGGTGACTGGTCGGTCGCCGAGGACGGCACCGTCACCTCCGGCGGGCTGGCCCTGCAGGAGGGGGAGTACACCCTCGAGACCGTCGCGGGCTCGGCCGACGACGCCACGGCCACCGGCGTCCTGCGCAGCGGTGGCTTCGTCGTGCTCGACACCGAGGTGACCCCCGAGCTGGCCGCGGAGGGCCTGGCCCGCGACCTGGTCCGCCAGGTGCAGCAGGCCCGCCGCGACGCCGGCCTCGAGGTGTCCGACCGGATCGCGCTGACGGTCAGCGGCCCGGCCGACGTCCTGGCCGCGGCGGAGACGCACCGCGACCTGCTGACCACCGAGACGCTCGCGGCATCGCTCGACCTCGTCGCCGGCCAGGCGGGCGAGCCCGAGGTGAGCGTCGCGAAGGCCTGA
- the dapD gene encoding 2,3,4,5-tetrahydropyridine-2,6-dicarboxylate N-succinyltransferase has product MTDAAATAQPTTAWGHGLATVTDDGTVLDVWFPAPALGTRDGAEVPEELTALEGRDDVRRVVREVRTVEIADLQAAPSSTEDVWLRLHLLSSRLVVPHTISMDGVFGLLTNVVWTSAGPCAVEGFESTRARLRAAGQHVTVLGVDKFPRLVDYVVPSGVRIADADRVRLGAHLAEGTTVMHEGFVNFNAGTLGASMVEGRISAGVLVDDGSDVGGGASIMGTLSGGGKQVISIGKRCLLGANAGLGISLGDDCVVEAGCYVTAGTKVTVSDMDGKPRVVKAVELSGTSNVLFRRNSVTGAIEAVPWRSEGVELNAALHAN; this is encoded by the coding sequence GTGACCGACGCAGCCGCCACCGCCCAGCCGACCACCGCGTGGGGCCACGGCCTCGCCACCGTGACCGACGACGGGACCGTGCTCGACGTGTGGTTCCCCGCACCCGCGCTCGGGACCCGCGACGGCGCCGAGGTGCCCGAGGAGCTGACCGCCCTCGAGGGGCGCGACGACGTGCGCCGGGTGGTGCGCGAGGTGCGCACCGTCGAGATCGCCGACCTGCAGGCCGCGCCGTCCTCCACCGAGGACGTCTGGCTGCGGCTCCACCTGCTCAGCAGCCGCCTGGTGGTCCCGCACACCATCTCGATGGACGGCGTCTTCGGGCTGCTCACCAATGTCGTGTGGACCTCGGCCGGTCCCTGCGCCGTCGAGGGGTTCGAGTCGACCCGCGCCCGGCTGCGGGCGGCCGGCCAGCACGTGACCGTCCTCGGCGTGGACAAGTTCCCGCGGCTCGTCGACTACGTCGTCCCCTCGGGCGTCCGGATCGCCGACGCCGACCGCGTGCGGCTCGGCGCGCACCTGGCCGAGGGCACGACGGTCATGCACGAGGGCTTCGTGAACTTCAACGCCGGCACCCTCGGCGCCTCGATGGTCGAGGGCCGGATCTCCGCCGGTGTGCTCGTCGACGACGGCTCCGACGTGGGCGGTGGCGCCTCGATCATGGGCACGCTCTCCGGCGGCGGCAAGCAGGTCATCTCGATCGGCAAGCGCTGCCTGCTCGGCGCCAACGCCGGCCTGGGCATCTCCCTCGGCGACGACTGCGTGGTCGAGGCCGGCTGCTACGTCACGGCCGGCACCAAGGTCACCGTCAGCGACATGGACGGCAAGCCGCGCGTGGTGAAGGCGGTCGAGCTGTCCGGCACCAGCAACGTGCTGTTCCGCCGGAACTCCGTGACCGGCGCCATCGAGGCGGTGCCGTGGCGCAGCGAGGGCGTCGAGCTCAACGCGGCGCTGCACGCCAACTGA
- a CDS encoding TIGR00730 family Rossman fold protein produces MRSKFKGPIVQRRDQVDGSTTDQHLLDSRGDSGWVHTDPWRVMRIQAEFVEGFGALAELGPAIAVFGSARTPVDHPAYAAGEELGRRLAEAGFAVITGGGPGAMEAANKGASEAGGVSVGLGIELPFETGLNEWADVGINFRYFFARKTMFVKYSQGFAVLPGGVGTLDELFEAMTLVQTRKVTSFPIVLIGTDYWRGLLDWLRGTVAAEGKIAVEDLDMLTLTDDLDEVVELMRAAREGRPR; encoded by the coding sequence GTGAGGTCGAAGTTCAAGGGCCCGATCGTCCAGCGCCGGGACCAGGTCGACGGGTCGACCACCGACCAGCACCTGCTCGACTCCCGCGGGGACAGCGGCTGGGTGCACACGGATCCTTGGCGCGTCATGCGGATCCAGGCCGAGTTCGTCGAGGGCTTCGGCGCGCTGGCCGAGCTCGGGCCGGCGATCGCGGTGTTCGGGTCCGCCCGCACACCGGTCGACCACCCGGCGTACGCCGCGGGCGAGGAGCTGGGTCGCCGCCTGGCGGAGGCCGGCTTCGCGGTGATCACCGGCGGCGGACCGGGCGCGATGGAGGCGGCCAACAAGGGCGCCAGCGAGGCCGGTGGCGTCAGCGTCGGACTGGGCATCGAGCTGCCCTTCGAGACCGGGCTGAACGAGTGGGCCGACGTCGGGATCAACTTCCGCTACTTCTTCGCCCGCAAGACGATGTTCGTGAAGTACTCGCAGGGCTTCGCCGTGCTGCCCGGCGGGGTGGGCACCCTCGACGAGCTGTTCGAGGCGATGACGCTCGTGCAGACCCGCAAGGTGACCAGCTTCCCGATCGTGCTCATCGGCACCGACTACTGGCGCGGCCTGCTCGACTGGCTGCGCGGCACGGTCGCCGCCGAGGGCAAGATCGCGGTCGAGGACCTCGACATGCTGACCCTCACCGACGACCTCGACGAGGTCGTCGAGCTGATGCGGGCCGCGCGCGAGGGGCGCCCCCGATGA
- a CDS encoding LLM class F420-dependent oxidoreductase: MRNGLVLFTSDRGITPAALAKAGEDRGFDTIYVPEHTHIPVKRTAAHPGTGDETLPDDRYLRTLDPWISLATAAAVTTRIRLSTAVALPVESDPITLAKQIATLDHLSGGRVTIGAGFGWNTDELEDHSVPPGRRRTVLREYVEAMRALWTQEEASYDGEFVSFGPSWAYPKPVQAHVPLIIGAGGGPKTFRWIAENADGWMTTPTQRDVLANIEALTKAWADAGRDGRPDIRVLIAARPDPADLDAWAEAGCTELIWGVPDRAEAEVLASLDRMAGRLGLSG; the protein is encoded by the coding sequence ATGCGCAACGGACTCGTCCTCTTCACCTCCGACCGCGGGATCACGCCCGCGGCCCTCGCGAAGGCCGGGGAGGACCGGGGCTTCGACACGATCTACGTCCCCGAGCACACCCACATCCCCGTCAAGCGCACGGCGGCCCACCCCGGCACCGGCGACGAGACGCTGCCCGACGACCGCTACCTGCGGACCCTGGACCCGTGGATCTCGCTGGCCACCGCGGCCGCGGTCACCACGCGCATCCGCCTGTCGACCGCGGTCGCGCTGCCCGTGGAGTCCGACCCGATCACGCTGGCCAAGCAGATCGCCACGCTCGACCACCTCTCCGGCGGCCGCGTCACCATCGGCGCCGGCTTCGGCTGGAACACCGACGAGCTCGAGGACCACTCCGTCCCGCCGGGCAGGCGCCGCACGGTGCTGCGCGAGTACGTCGAGGCGATGCGGGCGCTGTGGACCCAGGAGGAGGCGTCGTACGACGGGGAGTTCGTGTCGTTCGGGCCCTCGTGGGCCTACCCCAAGCCGGTGCAGGCGCACGTGCCGCTGATCATCGGCGCCGGCGGCGGACCGAAGACCTTCCGCTGGATCGCAGAGAACGCCGACGGCTGGATGACCACCCCGACCCAGCGCGACGTCCTCGCGAACATCGAGGCGCTGACCAAGGCCTGGGCCGACGCCGGCCGCGACGGCCGGCCCGACATCCGGGTGCTGATCGCCGCCAGGCCCGACCCCGCCGACCTCGACGCCTGGGCCGAGGCCGGCTGCACCGAGCTGATCTGGGGCGTCCCGGACCGGGCCGAGGCCGAGGTGCTCGCCAGTCTCGACCGGATGGCGGGCCGCCTCGGCCTCAGCGGCTGA